In the Metabacillus endolithicus genome, one interval contains:
- a CDS encoding matrixin family metalloprotease, producing MKKKFVFSSLLVIVCLLTTISAQAYGFLGNKVPNPKGITYYIGSSVGSWNTDARHGVFAWDPAPEIVIYGQKYTKSQATIRFEYSSTDTNDYATEVSECRCSTSDYSNITFWGDFGPLSDDREKETTAHEVGHSLGLAHEDDVPSIMVSGPEWLDSIYPVSDDWSGIRARY from the coding sequence ATGAAAAAGAAATTTGTTTTCTCAAGTTTATTGGTTATTGTGTGTTTACTTACTACAATATCTGCACAAGCATATGGATTTTTAGGAAATAAAGTGCCTAACCCTAAAGGAATAACTTATTATATTGGTTCTTCGGTGGGATCATGGAATACCGATGCTAGACATGGAGTTTTTGCTTGGGATCCAGCACCTGAGATTGTGATTTATGGTCAAAAATACACAAAATCACAAGCTACGATAAGGTTCGAATATTCATCAACTGATACAAATGACTATGCTACAGAAGTCAGTGAATGTCGTTGTAGTACTAGTGATTATTCAAACATAACTTTCTGGGGTGATTTTGGTCCTTTATCTGATGATCGAGAAAAAGAAACGACAGCACATGAGGTTGGACATTCATTGGGATTAGCTCATGAAGATGATGTTCCTTCAATTATGGTATCGGGGCCAGAATGGCTAGATAGTATTTATCCTGTATCAGATGATTGGTCTGGCATTCGAGCGAGATATTAA